One Ranitomeya variabilis isolate aRanVar5 chromosome 5, aRanVar5.hap1, whole genome shotgun sequence DNA window includes the following coding sequences:
- the SSBP1 gene encoding single-stranded DNA-binding protein, mitochondrial, translated as MFRRVATQIFQQSVRFQSSDSGVLERSLNRVQILGRVGQDPVMRQAEGKNPVTIFSVATNELWRSGESEVFQTTGDVNQKTTWHRISVFRPGLRDVAYQHIKKGARVYVEGKIDYGEYVDKNNVRRQATTIIADNIIFLSDMRDRL; from the exons ATGTTTCGCAGAGTCGCCACACAG attttccaGCAGTCGGTCCGGTTTCAGAGCTCAGACTCGGGGGTTTTAGAACGAT CGCTGAATCGGGTGCAGATACTGGGGAGAGTCGGCCAAGACCCTGTAATGAGACAAGCCGAGGGCAAGAACCCAGTGACCATCTTCTCGGTGGCCACGAATGAGCTATGGAGGTCGGGCGAGAGCGAGGTGTTCCAGACAA CGGGAGACGTCAACCAGAAGACGACCTGGCACCGGATCTCCGTTTTCCGTCCTGGACTTCGAGACGTCGCGTATCAGCACATCAAGAAAGG GGCTCGCGTCTACGTGGAAGGGAAAATCGACTACGGCGAATATGTTGACAAGAACAATGTCCGCAGACAAGCGACCACCATCATAGCAG ACAACATCATTTTCCTGAGCGACATGCGTGACCGGCTTTGA